The Flavobacterium commune genome contains a region encoding:
- a CDS encoding DUF4369 domain-containing protein: MKKPILALIALILIVSCNKKELKGNLNITGNVKGLKEGTLYIQKFVDTALVAIDTIKIDGNSHFESNLDLKSPEMLYLFLDRGVSNSLDNNLMFFAEPGIINIETNLDAFLSGAKITGSKNQDLYEDYKKTTSRYKDENLELIEKKFKAIKRKDLKAIDSLTKLQDLNLKRKYLFAVNFAMNNKDYEIAPYIALAEVYDINVKYLDTIKNAMSPKVAQSLYGKKLTEYVANIKKAN, translated from the coding sequence ATGAAAAAACCAATTCTCGCATTAATTGCCCTAATCCTTATTGTTTCTTGTAACAAAAAAGAACTTAAAGGAAATCTAAACATCACTGGAAATGTAAAAGGACTAAAAGAAGGAACTTTATACATACAAAAATTTGTTGACACCGCCTTAGTTGCCATCGACACCATTAAAATTGACGGAAACTCTCATTTTGAAAGTAATCTTGACTTGAAATCGCCTGAAATGTTGTATTTGTTTTTAGATCGTGGAGTTAGCAATTCCTTAGACAACAATTTGATGTTTTTTGCTGAACCGGGAATTATCAACATCGAAACTAATTTAGATGCTTTCCTGTCTGGAGCTAAAATTACAGGTTCAAAAAATCAGGATTTGTACGAAGATTATAAAAAAACCACTTCTAGATATAAGGATGAAAACTTAGAGCTTATTGAAAAGAAATTCAAAGCCATTAAAAGAAAAGATCTTAAAGCTATTGACAGTCTGACTAAGTTGCAAGACTTAAATCTAAAACGCAAATACTTGTTTGCTGTTAATTTTGCAATGAACAATAAAGATTACGAAATAGCTCCTTACATTGCTCTGGCCGAAGTCTATGATATTAACGTTAAATATTTAGATACTATTAAAAACGCTATGTCGCCTAAGGTAGCCCAATCTTTATACGGTAAAAAACTAACCGAATATGTGGCTAATATAAAAAAAGCTAATTAA
- a CDS encoding M61 family metallopeptidase: MKKTFFVLAIASLFLNYQTLQAQTTKGAIIQVGINLNEVTNDQVLVTVNAPKSNSDEITYRIPKTVPGTYSEDNYGKYIENLKAFDKKGNLLTVKKADENSWTISKAKTLSKITYLVNDTFDSEKGTGFGQDDVFSPAGSNINAGENFMINTHCFVGYFDNFMTTPYEISVSHPANLWGSTSMIDKDSSTTKDVFITSRYAELVENPIMYAKPDYTTFNVDGMDIQICVYSPTAKYTAESITAEMKTMMTAQKHFLGKINATKKYTVLLYLSSLKPDDARGFGALEHPTATTVVLPEMMEKEELVKSMMDVVSHEFFHIVTPLTIHSKEIHFFDYNAPKMSQHLWMYEGVTEYFANLFQINQGLISEEDFYNRIAEKIEEAKTLNDTMPFTEMSTNVLKQPYKDQYLNVYQKGALIGMCIDIIIREKSNGQRGILDLMQKLSNEYGVSKPFNDAELFDKITALTYPEVGDFLKTYVAGPTPIPYEVYLAKVGLAKSIVQEPAAVFLKGQTPYVMVNPNNNEISVVPNMDLNVFFTHLGLKGDDVILEINNVAYSYDNIYDMINQSDKWKENEEITLKIRRNGKEELLKGTVKLPHEDKEKINVADDSKKQLKEAWLKA; the protein is encoded by the coding sequence ATGAAAAAAACTTTTTTTGTTCTCGCCATTGCCTCACTATTTTTAAATTATCAAACGCTCCAAGCACAAACTACTAAAGGGGCAATTATTCAGGTGGGTATCAATTTGAATGAGGTTACAAACGACCAGGTTTTAGTAACCGTAAATGCTCCAAAAAGCAATAGTGACGAAATAACCTATCGCATCCCTAAAACAGTTCCGGGAACTTACTCTGAAGACAATTATGGGAAATACATCGAAAATTTGAAAGCTTTTGATAAAAAAGGAAATTTGTTAACTGTTAAAAAAGCAGACGAAAATTCATGGACAATCAGTAAAGCGAAAACTTTGAGCAAAATTACGTATCTGGTTAACGATACTTTTGATAGTGAAAAAGGAACAGGTTTTGGACAAGACGATGTTTTTTCGCCAGCCGGATCTAATATTAATGCAGGCGAAAATTTTATGATTAACACCCATTGCTTTGTGGGCTATTTTGACAATTTTATGACTACTCCTTACGAAATTTCGGTAAGTCATCCTGCAAATTTATGGGGAAGCACATCCATGATTGATAAAGACAGTAGCACTACAAAAGATGTTTTTATTACCTCACGCTATGCCGAATTAGTAGAAAATCCTATCATGTATGCTAAACCGGATTACACCACATTTAATGTGGACGGTATGGACATTCAAATTTGTGTTTACTCGCCTACAGCAAAATATACAGCCGAAAGCATTACCGCTGAGATGAAAACCATGATGACGGCTCAAAAACATTTTTTAGGAAAAATTAATGCTACCAAAAAATATACCGTTCTTTTGTATCTATCGAGTTTAAAACCGGATGATGCCCGTGGTTTTGGTGCTCTTGAACATCCTACTGCAACAACGGTGGTATTGCCTGAAATGATGGAAAAAGAAGAATTAGTAAAATCGATGATGGATGTGGTTTCGCACGAATTTTTCCACATTGTAACGCCATTAACCATTCATTCGAAAGAAATCCATTTTTTTGATTACAATGCACCAAAAATGTCCCAACATTTATGGATGTATGAGGGAGTTACCGAATATTTTGCCAATTTGTTCCAAATCAATCAGGGCTTGATTTCAGAAGAAGATTTCTACAATAGAATTGCCGAAAAAATCGAAGAAGCCAAAACTCTGAATGACACCATGCCTTTTACCGAAATGAGTACTAATGTATTGAAACAACCCTACAAAGACCAATACCTGAATGTGTATCAAAAAGGGGCTTTGATAGGAATGTGTATCGATATTATTATCAGAGAAAAAAGCAACGGACAGAGAGGAATTCTGGATTTAATGCAAAAATTATCTAATGAATACGGAGTAAGTAAACCATTTAATGATGCTGAACTTTTTGACAAAATTACGGCTTTGACATATCCTGAGGTAGGCGATTTTTTAAAGACTTATGTTGCAGGACCAACACCTATTCCGTACGAAGTTTATTTAGCCAAAGTAGGACTGGCAAAATCAATTGTACAGGAACCGGCAGCCGTTTTCCTTAAAGGTCAGACACCTTATGTAATGGTAAATCCTAATAATAATGAAATTAGTGTTGTACCCAATATGGATTTGAATGTATTTTTCACGCATCTGGGATTAAAAGGAGATGATGTTATTTTAGAAATCAACAACGTAGCCTATTCGTATGACAACATTTACGACATGATTAATCAAAGTGACAAATGGAAAGAAAACGAAGAAATCACTCTAAAAATAAGACGCAACGGCAAAGAAGAATTACTAAAAGGAACCGTAAAACTACCTCATGAAGACAAAGAAAAAATAAACGTTGCAGATGATTCTAAAAAACAATTAAAAGAAGCCTGGCTAAAAGCATAA
- a CDS encoding DUF2805 domain-containing protein, whose amino-acid sequence MKKSNRKELTWEQTEKLVTLALEEKNPFEIIKKEFGLAEKEVLEIMKKKMPLEKFEMWKKKATATKPKPKPLKIDDFDDDLDGKYYIKNKLD is encoded by the coding sequence ATGAAAAAGAGTAACCGTAAAGAACTGACTTGGGAACAAACTGAAAAACTTGTTACATTGGCCTTAGAGGAAAAGAATCCTTTTGAAATAATAAAAAAAGAATTTGGATTGGCTGAAAAAGAAGTTCTGGAAATCATGAAGAAAAAAATGCCTCTGGAAAAATTTGAGATGTGGAAAAAGAAAGCTACGGCTACTAAACCGAAACCTAAGCCGCTTAAAATTGATGATTTTGACGACGATTTAGATGGAAAATATTATATCAAAAATAAATTAGATTAA
- a CDS encoding EamA family transporter: MIKNKTLKGVLFVALGASSYGMLASFVKMAYQEGYTTAEVSGAQFSLGLFTVLLLNIFRKIKKNTDDVKITKHQILQLILAGTSMGFTSVFYYLSVKYISVSIGIVLLMQTVWMGVLLEMFLDKKRPSTQKIISVVITLIGTVLATNLLHDEISLDWRGFFWGILAAAAFTTTMFGANKVAVEVPSIQRSFFMLIGGTLIVVLFGFITQITPFNYSIFLKWGIILSLFGTIIPPFLLNTGFPLTGIGLGSIVSALELPVSVTMAYFLLAEEVNWVQWLGILLILTAIILMNIRLNK; encoded by the coding sequence ATGATTAAAAATAAAACCTTAAAAGGAGTACTATTTGTAGCATTAGGAGCCAGCAGTTACGGCATGCTGGCTAGTTTTGTAAAAATGGCCTATCAGGAAGGTTATACCACTGCCGAAGTGAGTGGAGCACAATTTTCTTTAGGTCTTTTTACGGTTTTGCTCCTAAATATTTTTCGGAAAATTAAAAAGAATACTGACGATGTAAAAATAACCAAACATCAGATTCTCCAGCTCATTTTAGCGGGAACTTCCATGGGGTTCACCAGTGTGTTTTACTATTTATCTGTTAAATACATCTCGGTTTCCATTGGTATCGTCTTATTGATGCAAACAGTTTGGATGGGGGTTTTACTCGAAATGTTCTTAGACAAAAAAAGACCTTCAACACAAAAAATAATTTCAGTTGTTATTACTTTAATAGGTACAGTCCTGGCAACTAATTTACTTCATGACGAAATTAGTTTAGACTGGCGTGGTTTCTTTTGGGGGATATTAGCCGCTGCGGCATTTACAACTACCATGTTTGGAGCAAATAAAGTTGCTGTAGAAGTTCCTTCGATACAACGCAGCTTTTTTATGCTCATTGGCGGAACATTAATCGTAGTATTATTTGGTTTTATTACACAAATCACTCCTTTTAATTATTCGATTTTCCTGAAATGGGGTATTATACTGTCTTTATTTGGCACCATCATTCCTCCTTTTCTGCTCAATACCGGTTTTCCGCTTACAGGCATTGGACTGGGCAGCATCGTTTCGGCTTTAGAATTACCCGTTTCGGTAACAATGGCTTATTTTTTATTAGCTGAAGAAGTAAATTGGGTACAATGGCTGGGTATTTTGTTAATTCTTACAGCAATTATTCTAATGAATATTCGTTTAAATAAATAA
- a CDS encoding DUF1501 domain-containing protein: MNRRNFLSLTGTLTGGALLLPDFLFSYGSQKNLIIGQQCLVFVQLNGGNDGLNTFIPFEDPLYYDLRPKIAISKNEVISTTKGMGFHPALKGFAQMQQNGDLSVIQNVGYPEPNRSHFRSQEIWQTASDSNKYVNEGWLGRYLDLQCVNHTPTAGINIDSIDNLSLKGESPNSITVKDPDRFKIKNIKETDVLSENPSLDFVRKVANSVLEGSEEIQKALTQSTTQTSYPKNALGKNLEWIARLIKGNLNSKVYYTSQGGYDTHDNQLVIQKNKFNELDSAIFSFYQDLKQANLLQNVTIVVFSEFGRRVKDNGNGTDHGTAAPMFVIGGQNQGRVIGSNPNLADLSQGDLKHQIDFRSVYASLLKEKMDFDYTKIGIKNQALQGLF; encoded by the coding sequence ATGAACAGAAGAAATTTTCTATCGCTTACAGGAACATTGACAGGAGGAGCCCTGTTACTACCTGATTTTTTATTTTCTTATGGATCTCAAAAAAACCTAATCATAGGTCAACAATGTCTTGTTTTTGTACAATTGAATGGCGGAAATGACGGTTTGAACACTTTTATTCCTTTTGAAGATCCTTTGTATTATGATTTACGTCCTAAAATTGCTATTTCAAAAAATGAGGTTATCTCTACAACCAAAGGCATGGGATTTCATCCTGCCTTAAAAGGGTTTGCCCAAATGCAACAAAATGGAGATTTATCAGTCATTCAAAATGTAGGTTATCCGGAACCCAATCGTTCGCATTTTAGAAGTCAGGAAATTTGGCAAACCGCTTCAGATTCCAATAAATACGTAAACGAAGGCTGGCTGGGACGTTACCTTGATTTACAATGCGTAAATCACACACCTACTGCGGGAATTAACATCGATTCTATCGATAATTTATCATTAAAAGGAGAAAGCCCTAATTCGATTACGGTAAAAGACCCGGATCGATTTAAAATAAAAAACATCAAAGAAACAGACGTTTTGTCAGAGAACCCTTCATTGGATTTTGTTAGAAAAGTAGCCAATTCGGTCTTAGAAGGCTCGGAAGAAATTCAAAAAGCCCTAACCCAATCGACTACTCAAACCAGCTATCCTAAAAATGCACTGGGTAAAAATCTGGAATGGATTGCCCGATTAATCAAAGGAAATCTGAATTCGAAAGTATATTATACCTCGCAGGGAGGCTATGATACTCACGATAACCAATTGGTGATTCAAAAAAACAAATTCAATGAACTGGATAGTGCTATTTTTAGCTTTTATCAGGATTTAAAACAGGCCAATTTGCTTCAAAATGTAACCATAGTGGTGTTTTCTGAATTTGGACGAAGAGTTAAAGACAACGGTAATGGAACCGATCACGGAACTGCGGCTCCTATGTTTGTCATTGGAGGACAAAATCAGGGAAGAGTCATTGGTTCTAACCCTAATCTAGCCGATTTATCACAAGGGGATTTAAAACATCAAATTGATTTTAGATCGGTATATGCCAGTTTACTAAAAGAAAAAATGGATTTTGATTACACAAAGATTGGTATAAAAAATCAGGCTTTACAAGGTTTATTTTAA
- a CDS encoding DUF1800 domain-containing protein, giving the protein MNPNTLWSLRLGFSNQQAAAIEKMGIAKFLDASFKSNFDKSIPDFLKDSPKTLSDYRELRKKSKALTDDQKKDFQKQEVLTSLDMKAWWLDKMMHNDYPLQEKMTLFLHNHFVSTYQKVKVNYWIFEHNQLLRKHAFGNFKELTKAILKSNAMLRYLDNVDNRKGKINENLSRELLELFTLGIGNYTEDDIKNGAKALAGLGVGENGGVYRDKLADDSEIIYFGKKGHFKADDIVDIIFKQKNSPYLFTRKILQWFIYDNPDEKLVTYYGDYFRKQNFEIKPLLEKIFTEEFDKKTAGSKIKNPLEYSVQLLSELHISPKNNRPIVVFLKNQGMDLFNQPNVKGWEGGKSWLTSQIYLQRNNLADLYCSGREYFNQRTMTNMMEENPNNNRAALRKTIVQLNWNKGTNKEIISELSDRLLFQVDNDARKDFENILKYDFDFNAQNANQAVLRLFNAMIKEPEFQLI; this is encoded by the coding sequence ATGAATCCTAATACGCTTTGGTCTCTCCGTTTAGGCTTTTCAAACCAGCAAGCTGCTGCAATCGAAAAAATGGGAATTGCTAAATTTCTGGACGCTTCTTTTAAAAGCAATTTTGATAAAAGTATTCCCGATTTTTTAAAAGACAGCCCCAAAACATTGTCGGATTATCGGGAACTCCGAAAAAAATCAAAAGCACTTACCGATGATCAAAAAAAAGATTTTCAAAAACAGGAAGTACTTACCTCATTAGACATGAAAGCCTGGTGGCTGGACAAGATGATGCACAATGATTATCCTCTCCAGGAAAAAATGACCTTGTTTTTACACAATCATTTTGTATCAACCTACCAAAAAGTAAAAGTCAACTACTGGATTTTTGAACACAATCAATTGCTTCGAAAACATGCCTTTGGCAATTTCAAAGAATTGACTAAAGCCATTTTAAAATCCAATGCTATGTTGCGGTACTTAGACAATGTTGATAATCGAAAAGGTAAAATCAACGAAAACCTAAGTCGGGAATTACTGGAACTTTTTACACTAGGTATTGGCAACTACACCGAAGACGACATCAAAAACGGTGCGAAAGCATTGGCAGGATTAGGTGTTGGAGAAAACGGCGGTGTTTACAGGGACAAATTAGCCGACGATTCGGAGATTATTTATTTTGGAAAAAAAGGACATTTTAAAGCTGATGATATTGTTGATATTATTTTTAAGCAAAAAAACAGTCCGTACCTTTTTACCCGAAAGATATTGCAATGGTTCATTTATGATAATCCCGACGAGAAACTGGTGACTTACTATGGTGATTATTTCAGAAAGCAAAATTTTGAAATCAAACCGCTATTGGAAAAAATTTTCACCGAAGAATTTGATAAAAAAACGGCTGGTTCTAAGATTAAAAACCCATTGGAATACAGTGTACAACTACTGTCCGAATTGCATATTAGCCCTAAAAACAATAGACCAATAGTAGTTTTTTTAAAAAATCAGGGTATGGATTTATTCAATCAGCCCAATGTAAAAGGCTGGGAAGGCGGAAAATCCTGGCTAACTTCTCAAATCTATTTGCAACGCAACAATCTGGCCGATTTGTACTGTAGCGGAAGAGAATATTTCAATCAGAGAACGATGACCAACATGATGGAAGAAAACCCAAACAACAATCGGGCTGCACTTAGAAAAACAATAGTTCAACTAAATTGGAACAAAGGAACTAACAAAGAAATCATCAGTGAATTATCAGACCGATTATTATTTCAGGTAGATAATGATGCCCGAAAAGATTTCGAAAATATCTTAAAATACGATTTTGATTTTAATGCTCAAAATGCTAATCAGGCTGTTTTAAGACTCTTTAACGCTATGATCAAAGAACCTGAATTTCAACTAATTTAA
- a CDS encoding DUF3784 domain-containing protein has translation MMFTLIGMSLLFIAIGFIVNEHNAKYLLSGYNTMSEEERKKVNIKAYIQYFRRFHLFLGISFFPIGTLLTYFIDENATGVFIGIYPILAYTFFIATSFKYFNSQKNKIGVFILLGALILIIGFLGRDLQENKMFINSETIEFQGSYGEIVPLKTIKSIELVSDKPKITLRTNGFSLGSVKKGYFKTDKGEIVKLILNGDNKPYILLTKLDGKKIYYSAKEESNEKLFEEIKSTPAK, from the coding sequence ATGATGTTTACATTAATTGGAATGAGTTTGCTTTTTATCGCCATCGGATTTATTGTAAACGAGCATAATGCCAAATACCTGCTTTCAGGATACAATACGATGAGTGAAGAAGAGCGAAAGAAAGTAAACATTAAAGCTTACATTCAGTATTTTAGAAGATTTCATCTCTTTCTGGGCATTTCATTTTTCCCGATTGGAACCTTATTAACTTATTTTATTGATGAAAATGCTACTGGAGTTTTTATTGGAATCTACCCTATTCTAGCCTACACTTTTTTTATTGCCACTAGCTTTAAATATTTTAACTCCCAAAAAAACAAAATTGGAGTTTTTATTCTTTTGGGAGCTTTAATTCTGATTATTGGATTTCTTGGGCGAGACCTTCAGGAAAACAAAATGTTTATCAATTCTGAAACTATTGAATTTCAAGGCAGTTATGGTGAAATTGTACCTTTAAAAACCATAAAAAGTATCGAATTAGTTAGTGACAAACCAAAAATCACTCTAAGAACCAATGGTTTTTCTCTTGGAAGCGTTAAAAAAGGCTATTTCAAAACCGATAAAGGCGAAATTGTGAAACTGATTTTAAACGGGGATAACAAACCCTATATTCTTCTCACAAAATTAGACGGAAAGAAAATTTATTACTCTGCAAAAGAAGAATCGAATGAGAAATTATTTGAGGAAATTAAATCTACACCTGCCAAATAA
- a CDS encoding DUF4256 domain-containing protein has translation MEKKLSSSESEALLKTLKERFEKNQNRHEGLEWDKVQVKLEANPEKLWSLNEMERTGGEPDVVHYDKTTDEYTFYDCAAESPKERRSLCYDRQALDARKENKPKNSVIDLATTMGISLLSEEQYRELQKLGKFDTKTSSWIETPAEIRKLGGAIFADFRYETVFVYHNGAESYYAARGFRGALKV, from the coding sequence ATGGAAAAGAAATTGTCATCATCAGAATCCGAAGCACTTTTAAAAACACTGAAAGAACGATTTGAAAAAAACCAAAATCGCCATGAAGGTTTGGAATGGGATAAAGTTCAAGTTAAATTGGAAGCAAATCCTGAAAAACTATGGTCACTGAACGAAATGGAAAGAACAGGCGGCGAACCCGATGTTGTCCATTATGATAAAACCACAGACGAATATACATTTTATGATTGCGCTGCCGAAAGTCCTAAAGAACGCCGAAGCCTTTGTTACGATCGTCAGGCATTGGATGCCAGAAAAGAAAACAAACCAAAAAACAGCGTTATTGATTTAGCTACCACTATGGGAATCTCACTTTTATCAGAAGAACAATACCGTGAGTTACAAAAATTAGGAAAATTCGATACCAAAACATCAAGCTGGATTGAAACTCCTGCCGAAATTAGAAAATTAGGCGGAGCTATTTTTGCTGATTTCCGTTACGAAACCGTATTTGTATATCACAATGGTGCTGAATCCTATTATGCTGCCAGAGGATTTCGCGGAGCGTTAAAAGTTTAA
- a CDS encoding YdeI/OmpD-associated family protein has translation MNEKPILYFKNASEWRVWLHENHSSYKAVYLIFYKVAHEAESMRWEEAVKVAICYGWIDSTVRKLDEHRRQQLFTPRKDKSIWSKINKGYIEDLIAANLMHESGLKKIETAKKNGSWESLDAIENLEIPEDLQQAFAENPVAFSNYEAFSKSYKKNYLYWVSQAKRQETRQSRISQVIDLCERNCKMR, from the coding sequence ATGAACGAAAAACCAATACTCTATTTTAAAAATGCTTCCGAATGGAGAGTCTGGCTACATGAAAACCACAGCAGCTATAAGGCGGTGTATTTGATTTTTTATAAAGTAGCACACGAGGCAGAAAGTATGCGTTGGGAAGAAGCGGTAAAAGTCGCTATTTGTTATGGCTGGATTGATTCAACAGTTAGAAAACTGGATGAACACCGCAGACAACAGCTTTTTACGCCTAGAAAAGACAAAAGTATTTGGAGCAAAATAAACAAAGGGTATATCGAAGATTTAATTGCTGCCAATTTAATGCACGAAAGCGGTTTGAAAAAAATTGAAACGGCTAAGAAAAATGGTTCTTGGGAGAGTTTAGATGCAATCGAAAACCTAGAAATCCCGGAAGACTTACAACAGGCTTTTGCTGAAAACCCAGTTGCTTTTTCTAATTATGAAGCCTTCAGTAAATCCTATAAAAAAAATTATTTATATTGGGTAAGCCAAGCTAAACGTCAAGAAACAAGACAATCCAGAATCAGTCAAGTCATCGATTTGTGCGAACGAAATTGTAAAATGAGATAG
- a CDS encoding GIY-YIG nuclease family protein, with the protein MKPGFVYIITNKYQTVVYVGVTSNLPERILEHKNKKYPTSFSARYDVNILVYYEQFQWIEDAIAREKQIKAGSRAAKNKLIQSINPTWKDLFDEIKDIMTE; encoded by the coding sequence ATGAAACCAGGATTTGTGTATATCATTACCAATAAATACCAAACGGTAGTTTATGTTGGTGTCACATCAAATCTTCCAGAAAGAATTTTAGAGCATAAAAACAAGAAATACCCAACATCCTTTTCAGCCCGGTACGATGTAAACATATTAGTTTACTATGAGCAATTTCAATGGATTGAAGATGCTATAGCTCGTGAAAAACAAATAAAAGCAGGTTCAAGGGCTGCCAAAAACAAATTGATTCAATCTATCAATCCAACATGGAAAGATTTATTTGACGAAATTAAAGATATAATGACTGAATAA
- the htpG gene encoding molecular chaperone HtpG: protein MTTGKINVSVENIFPLIKKFLYSDHEIFLRELISNGTDATLKLKHLTNIGEAKVEYGNPILEVKIDKEGKKLHIIDQGIGMTADEVEKYINQLAFSGAEEFLEKYKDSAKDSGIIGHFGLGFYSAFMVASKVEIITKSYKDEPAAHWICDGSPEFSLEPADKTDRGTEIILHIAEDSLEFLEDSKITGLLNKYNKFMPIPIKFGTRTETLPKPEDAPEDYVNETVETDNIINNPNPAWTKQPADLNEEDYKTFYHELYPMQFEEPLFNIHLNVDYPFNLTGILYFPKLGSDMQIQKDKIQLYQNQVFVTDNVEGIVPEFLMMLRGVVDSPDIPLNVSRSGLQADGAVKKISNYITRKVADKLKSLFNENRADFESKWNDIKIVLEYGMLSEDKFYEKAGAFVLYPTVNDKYYTLEELKENLKDKQTDKDGKLVVLYAGNKEAQHAYIETAEAKGYEVLLLDSPIISHLIQKLENDNQNLTFVRVDSDHIDNLIKKDETTISKLSDEEKESLKTSLESFIPKTYTVQLESLDSQAAPFIITQPEFMRRMKEMSQTGGGGMFGMGNMPEMYNLVVNTNSPLASTILTTADKTAQESLVKQALDLAKLSQNLLKGEALTAFVKRSFELIK, encoded by the coding sequence ATGACAACTGGAAAAATTAATGTTTCGGTGGAAAATATCTTTCCGCTAATTAAAAAGTTCTTATACAGCGATCACGAGATCTTTTTACGTGAGTTAATTTCAAATGGAACAGATGCAACATTAAAATTAAAACACCTGACTAACATCGGTGAGGCCAAAGTAGAATATGGCAATCCAATTCTTGAAGTAAAGATTGACAAAGAGGGTAAAAAACTGCACATTATTGACCAGGGTATCGGTATGACAGCCGACGAGGTGGAGAAATACATCAACCAACTGGCTTTTTCAGGTGCCGAAGAATTCCTTGAAAAATACAAAGACAGCGCTAAAGATTCAGGAATTATTGGTCATTTTGGTCTTGGTTTCTACTCGGCTTTTATGGTCGCTTCTAAGGTGGAAATTATCACTAAATCATACAAAGACGAACCGGCAGCACACTGGATTTGCGACGGAAGTCCTGAATTCTCTCTGGAACCAGCTGACAAAACCGATCGTGGTACTGAAATTATTCTTCACATTGCCGAAGATTCTTTAGAATTCTTAGAAGATTCTAAAATCACTGGATTATTGAATAAGTACAATAAGTTCATGCCTATTCCAATTAAATTTGGAACCAGAACTGAAACTTTACCAAAACCAGAAGATGCTCCTGAAGATTACGTTAATGAAACTGTTGAAACTGACAACATCATCAACAACCCAAATCCGGCTTGGACTAAACAACCGGCTGATTTAAACGAAGAAGATTATAAAACCTTCTACCACGAATTGTATCCAATGCAATTTGAGGAACCATTATTCAACATTCACTTAAATGTAGATTATCCGTTCAACCTTACCGGAATTTTGTATTTCCCTAAATTAGGTTCGGATATGCAAATTCAAAAAGACAAAATCCAGCTGTACCAAAATCAGGTTTTTGTTACTGATAACGTAGAAGGAATTGTACCTGAATTCCTGATGATGCTTCGCGGAGTCGTGGATTCTCCGGATATTCCTTTGAATGTTTCCCGTTCAGGATTACAGGCTGATGGTGCAGTGAAGAAAATTTCGAACTACATCACTCGTAAAGTAGCTGATAAATTGAAATCATTGTTCAACGAAAACAGAGCTGATTTCGAATCAAAATGGAACGACATCAAAATCGTTTTAGAATACGGAATGCTTTCGGAAGATAAATTCTATGAAAAAGCAGGTGCTTTTGTATTGTACCCAACGGTAAATGACAAATATTACACGCTTGAAGAATTAAAAGAAAACCTAAAAGACAAGCAAACTGACAAAGACGGAAAACTGGTAGTTCTTTATGCAGGAAACAAAGAAGCGCAACACGCTTACATTGAAACTGCCGAAGCAAAAGGATACGAAGTACTATTGTTAGACTCTCCAATTATTTCGCATTTAATTCAAAAATTAGAAAACGACAATCAAAACCTGACTTTTGTTCGTGTAGATTCTGATCATATTGATAACTTAATCAAGAAAGACGAAACTACTATTTCTAAACTTTCTGATGAAGAAAAAGAAAGCTTAAAAACATCTTTAGAATCGTTTATCCCAAAAACATATACCGTACAACTAGAATCTTTAGACAGTCAGGCAGCTCCATTTATCATCACGCAACCGGAATTCATGCGTAGAATGAAAGAAATGAGCCAAACTGGCGGTGGCGGAATGTTCGGAATGGGTAACATGCCAGAAATGTACAATTTGGTGGTAAACACTAATTCACCTTTGGCATCAACAATTTTAACAACTGCCGACAAAACAGCTCAGGAAAGCCTTGTAAAACAAGCTTTAGACTTAGCTAAATTGTCACAAAACTTATTAAAAGGAGAAGCTTTAACTGCTTTTGTAAAACGTAGCTTTGAGTTGATAAAGTAG